The following proteins are co-located in the Hemitrygon akajei unplaced genomic scaffold, sHemAka1.3 Scf000058, whole genome shotgun sequence genome:
- the LOC140721625 gene encoding ribonuclease inhibitor-like, which yields MTLNPIDCAVLSYAIGLCDTIKHLDLGSCHIQCEGIQRLGPGLHKCQELRLNDNKLGDSGVKLVSAALKNPECKIQKLWLFDVGLTDSGAEDLVSALRTNPSLTDLNLGYNSLTDGSVPALRRFIRTLPRLERIELMYNRFSGTGEKELRSLQELRPGLTVNL from the exons ATGACGTTGAACCCGATTGACTGCGCAGTCCTGTCTTAtgccatcggactctgtgatacaataaaacacctcgacctggggagctgccacattcagtgtgaaggaatccagcggctgggacccgggctgcacaagtgccaggagctGAG ACTGAACGATAATAAActaggagattcaggagtgaaactggtgtctgcggctctgaagaACCCGGAGtgcaaaatacagaaactgtg gcttttcgatgtcggtctcacagattctggtgccgaggatctcgtctccgctctcaggacaaacccatcactgacggatctGAACCTGGGATACAACTCTCTGACAGacggatctgtccccgctctccgccgcttCATACGGACCCTCCCGAGACTGGAGCGGATCGA gctgatgTACAATCGGTTCAGTGGGACCggggagaaggaactgagatctctgcaggaactcagacccggactgacagtgaatctgtga